From a single Prochlorococcus sp. MIT 0603 genomic region:
- a CDS encoding pseudouridine synthase, with the protein MQERLQKIISRAGICSRRKAEQLLLEKRIYVNGSIAAIGEKADITKDKVSIDNYILTNNIECRVILLNKPSGVICSCRDTHSRETVIDLLPNKYKKGMYPVGRLDKNSRGAILITNNGLLTYQLTHPSYDHKKVYEVLISGQPTNGTLSLWRKGIKIDGKLTKTALIEILAKKGSNTLLKVVLTEGRKRQIRKTAAKFGHSVIDLNRVEIASIKLNGLREGQWRELNQEEWHLLLK; encoded by the coding sequence AATAATTAGCAGAGCAGGGATTTGTTCAAGGCGTAAAGCTGAGCAATTATTGTTAGAAAAAAGAATTTATGTAAATGGTTCTATAGCAGCTATAGGTGAGAAAGCAGATATTACTAAGGATAAGGTTTCTATTGATAACTATATACTTACAAACAATATAGAATGTAGAGTCATCCTTCTAAATAAACCATCTGGTGTTATTTGCAGCTGTAGAGATACACATTCGAGGGAAACGGTAATAGATCTTCTACCTAACAAATACAAAAAAGGAATGTATCCAGTTGGCAGACTCGATAAAAATAGTAGAGGCGCTATATTAATTACTAACAATGGTCTTTTAACTTATCAATTAACTCACCCTAGTTATGATCACAAGAAAGTATATGAGGTATTAATTTCTGGCCAACCCACCAATGGAACATTAAGCTTATGGCGTAAAGGTATTAAAATTGATGGGAAGTTAACAAAAACTGCATTAATAGAGATTCTTGCTAAAAAGGGGAGCAACACATTACTAAAAGTAGTATTAACTGAAGGGCGCAAAAGACAAATCAGAAAAACAGCTGCCAAATTTGGCCATAGTGTCATTGATCTAAACAGAGTTGAGATCGCTAGTATAAAATTAAATGGTCTTAGAGAAGGGCAATGGAGAGAGTTAAACCAAGAAGAATGGCATTTATTGCTAAAATAA